The following proteins come from a genomic window of Irregularibacter muris:
- a CDS encoding ArsR/SmtB family transcription factor encodes MNFKFYPDESKVYDFLRFPKLLYHMESYEESKKDYNYKNINMDEYLDFVKKVEEKLKPFSKEIEEFYTKPFSSEHSFIDLNIKSDTILGYRDENKFLDYLLTLTEEDINKNIIYSLIINEENQVDSNEIMKRAEEICLNKKDILSFIKELSIDPGLKWNLFLIVEDPALYMRKYVDLMIKIYPIFEEFYKPLTKKIKDYGQYLENYLNKNGAESLEDLTYSLFNLSMIKGEIVHLLVSITFAYSISLMPKEEESMIVFGLKIEEALKQIEEINENKTYERVQIFKNLGDKTRYEVLKRIALGETSIKEIANVLGVSSATISYHINNLLTSKAIKLDRTDNKFGYIVNYGLLEKTIEDFKKDLKFPRNN; translated from the coding sequence ATGAATTTTAAATTTTATCCTGATGAGAGTAAAGTTTATGATTTTTTAAGATTCCCCAAATTATTGTATCATATGGAATCCTATGAAGAATCCAAAAAGGATTATAATTATAAAAATATCAATATGGATGAATATTTGGATTTTGTGAAAAAGGTGGAGGAAAAACTAAAACCATTTAGTAAAGAAATTGAAGAGTTTTATACAAAACCATTCTCAAGTGAACATAGTTTTATTGATTTAAATATTAAATCAGATACTATCTTGGGGTATAGGGATGAAAATAAGTTTTTAGATTATTTATTAACCTTAACAGAAGAAGATATCAATAAAAATATCATATATTCTTTAATAATCAATGAAGAAAATCAAGTAGATTCTAATGAAATAATGAAAAGAGCAGAAGAGATCTGTTTAAATAAAAAGGATATATTATCTTTTATAAAGGAGTTATCCATTGATCCTGGTTTAAAGTGGAATCTTTTTCTAATTGTAGAAGACCCTGCACTATATATGCGGAAATATGTGGATCTAATGATAAAGATATACCCAATCTTTGAAGAGTTTTATAAACCCCTGACAAAGAAGATAAAAGATTATGGTCAATATCTTGAAAATTATTTAAATAAAAATGGGGCTGAATCATTGGAGGATTTAACCTATTCTCTTTTCAATTTAAGCATGATAAAGGGAGAAATAGTACATTTACTGGTTAGTATAACTTTTGCCTATTCTATTAGTCTAATGCCTAAGGAAGAGGAAAGTATGATTGTATTTGGGCTAAAGATAGAAGAGGCATTAAAGCAAATTGAAGAGATAAATGAGAATAAAACCTATGAAAGGGTTCAGATATTTAAAAATTTAGGAGATAAAACAAGATATGAGGTATTAAAGCGAATTGCATTAGGAGAGACATCGATAAAGGAAATAGCAAATGTCTTAGGCGTATCCAGTGCTACAATATCCTATCATATTAATAACTTATTAACTTCCAAGGCGATAAAACTTGACAGAACAGACAATAAATTTGGATATATAGTCAATTATGGTTTGCTTGAAAAAACAATAGAAGATTTTAAAAAAGATTTAAAATTTCCTAGAAACAATTAG
- a CDS encoding restriction endonuclease subunit S, whose protein sequence is MEYRRLGDYVRIMTGKLDANASDKDGKYPFFTCSVNNLWINSYAYDCECVLVAGNGDLNVKYYEGKFNAYQRTYIIESMDKNILDIKFLYYFMSKYIDILRNGSIGGVIKYIKLGDLSEAQIPLPSLQIQERIVEVLGKAQASIDARKEQITLLDEYIQSIFYEMFGDPITNSKGWEIRTLKEVGNLQRGKSKHRPRNAPELLGGPYPFVQTGDIANAGLYINNYFQTYSELGLKQSKMWSKGTLCITIAANIAKTTILGFDACFPDSIVAFIPTEKVDNMYVQLWFRFLQEIIEASAPESAQKNINLRILNDLDIPIPPIHFQNQFANIVQKIEAQKQLMEKSLVEMENNFNSLMQRAFKGELFS, encoded by the coding sequence ATGGAATATAGAAGACTAGGTGATTATGTAAGAATAATGACTGGCAAGTTGGATGCTAATGCTAGTGATAAAGATGGTAAATATCCCTTTTTCACATGTTCTGTAAATAATTTATGGATTAATTCTTATGCTTATGATTGTGAATGTGTTTTGGTAGCAGGTAATGGAGATTTAAATGTCAAGTATTATGAAGGGAAATTTAATGCCTATCAAAGAACCTACATTATTGAGTCTATGGACAAAAATATTCTGGACATTAAATTTTTATACTATTTTATGAGTAAATATATTGATATTTTAAGAAACGGTTCTATAGGTGGAGTAATCAAGTACATTAAGCTAGGGGATTTATCAGAAGCGCAAATCCCCCTTCCTTCCCTCCAAATCCAAGAAAGAATCGTAGAAGTCCTTGGTAAGGCACAGGCCTCAATAGATGCAAGAAAAGAACAAATCACACTTTTAGATGAGTATATCCAATCAATATTTTATGAAATGTTTGGAGATCCAATTACTAATTCTAAGGGATGGGAGATTAGAACATTAAAAGAAGTTGGTAATTTGCAAAGAGGTAAATCAAAACATAGGCCAAGAAATGCTCCCGAATTATTAGGAGGACCATATCCTTTTGTTCAAACGGGTGATATTGCTAATGCAGGCTTATATATTAATAACTACTTTCAAACTTATTCAGAACTTGGCTTAAAACAAAGTAAGATGTGGAGTAAAGGGACATTGTGTATTACAATAGCTGCAAATATTGCTAAAACGACTATTTTGGGATTTGATGCATGTTTTCCCGATAGTATAGTGGCATTTATACCTACAGAAAAGGTAGACAATATGTATGTTCAACTTTGGTTTAGATTTTTACAGGAGATTATTGAAGCCAGCGCACCGGAGTCAGCACAAAAAAATATTAATTTAAGAATACTTAATGATTTAGATATTCCTATACCACCCATCCATTTCCAAAACCAATTTGCCAACATCGTACAAAAAATAGAAGCCCAAAAACAACTCATGGAAAAGTCTTTAGTTGAAATGGAAAACAATTTCAACAGCTTAATGCAAAGAGCCTTTAAAGGGGAATTATTTTCATAA
- a CDS encoding permease, protein MNKVKQTIHQNKLLFLVLLAYIGLSIFMPAKALQSLQNSLYYVKEMLMIMPVILLLTSLISAWVPREAIERNFGQNSGFKGSIFSFLLGSFSAGPIYAAFPVCKALLSKGASISNIVIILSAWAVIKVPMLLNEAKFLGPKFMALRWVLTTLAIFVMGYLTSRLVKKEDLPEKDVGNETKENPLHIVSEYCLGCGVCEIIAPNYFKVVNKKANLLRRDVDEEELTLIKEAVKKCPSKVIEYTEVKVTTHDRG, encoded by the coding sequence ATGAACAAAGTAAAACAAACCATTCACCAAAATAAGCTTTTATTCTTAGTTTTGCTGGCATATATCGGGTTATCCATTTTTATGCCTGCTAAAGCTCTTCAGTCCCTACAAAATAGTCTCTACTATGTAAAAGAAATGTTAATGATTATGCCTGTTATCTTACTACTCACGTCCTTAATTTCTGCTTGGGTGCCTAGAGAGGCTATTGAAAGGAATTTTGGTCAAAACTCTGGTTTTAAGGGATCTATTTTCTCCTTTCTTCTAGGTAGCTTTTCCGCTGGGCCCATCTATGCAGCTTTTCCTGTATGTAAAGCTCTTCTATCTAAAGGAGCTAGTATTTCAAATATTGTCATCATCCTTAGTGCCTGGGCAGTTATTAAAGTCCCTATGTTGCTAAATGAGGCCAAATTCCTCGGACCTAAGTTTATGGCTCTACGCTGGGTGCTAACTACCCTAGCTATTTTCGTGATGGGGTATCTTACATCAAGGTTAGTAAAAAAAGAGGATCTTCCCGAAAAAGACGTTGGAAATGAAACAAAGGAAAATCCCCTCCATATTGTCTCAGAATATTGTTTAGGTTGTGGAGTCTGTGAGATAATCGCTCCCAATTATTTTAAAGTAGTCAATAAAAAAGCTAACCTTCTTCGTCGAGATGTTGACGAAGAAGAGTTAACCCTCATAAAAGAAGCGGTAAAAAAATGTCCATCAAAGGTAATTGAATACACCGAAGTAAAGGTAACAACTCATGATCGAGGATAG
- a CDS encoding AAA family ATPase produces the protein MDEKFIKGIKIDWARVEKSNYSRNIPSIQSINQLYFNSNITFFVGENGTGKSTLLESIAVAYGFNPEGGNRNFNFSTMDTHSELHQAITVIKGVSRPKSNFFLRAESFYNVASKIEDYRDGDDYSAYYESYGGKSMHEQSHGESFLALIQNRFTTKGLYILDEPEAALSPQRQLTLLILIYNLAQKGTQFIIASHSPILLGMPGASILSFGDGKIREITYEETESYKVTELFINNRQLLLNNMLENE, from the coding sequence ATGGATGAGAAATTTATCAAAGGTATTAAAATTGATTGGGCTCGAGTTGAAAAAAGCAATTATAGCCGAAATATTCCTTCTATTCAATCCATTAACCAGCTTTATTTTAATAGCAATATTACTTTTTTTGTAGGGGAAAATGGAACGGGTAAATCTACCTTACTTGAAAGTATCGCAGTGGCTTATGGATTTAACCCGGAAGGAGGAAATAGAAATTTTAACTTCTCCACAATGGATACTCATTCTGAGTTACATCAAGCAATTACTGTCATAAAGGGGGTCTCAAGGCCTAAAAGTAACTTCTTCCTTCGTGCGGAAAGCTTTTATAATGTTGCTAGCAAGATTGAAGATTATAGAGATGGAGATGACTATAGTGCCTATTATGAAAGCTATGGGGGTAAATCTATGCATGAACAGTCACATGGAGAAAGCTTTCTTGCACTTATTCAAAACCGCTTTACTACAAAAGGATTATATATTCTAGATGAGCCAGAAGCAGCTTTATCACCCCAGAGACAATTGACATTATTGATATTAATATATAATTTAGCCCAAAAAGGAACGCAGTTTATTATTGCAAGTCATTCTCCTATCCTACTTGGTATGCCAGGTGCGTCCATATTATCCTTTGGCGATGGCAAGATTAGAGAAATTACATATGAGGAAACGGAGAGCTATAAGGTAACAGAATTGTTTATTAATAATAGACAACTGTTACTTAATAATATGCTGGAAAATGAATAG
- a CDS encoding MFS transporter codes for MKKLIKQKDFTLFILGNLVSLLGSNMQQFALSLYVLDLTGSATVFASILSIIIIPRLIFSPIAGVFGDWFDRKKSIVLLDLLNAVIIGIYALIFIHRGSLSVPLIYVLVILLEITEIFFHSSMAAVLPSIVDKEDFLEANSAKSLAVSIGDLLAPIIAALIYGSFGMALILIVNSISFFLSSISEMFINIPKNHKVPEKMGIKSFKDDLIGGISLLRENKLVTTIISSGGILNFCVSPLVSIGLVFIIKEILKTSDFKFGLFQMVLSSSFIVAPLIGGKHIKKIKIGKLLYMSFISIAITVLIMAMIPLHFFSSNLIPYILLLITSFFIGLFATFANIALNTLFSEIVPLDLMGRVSTIMGLAMTILIPIGQMIFGYLYDVILPNYVIAIAGTILIITTLKYKKDLISYSEEAGTRTKGDVVDEF; via the coding sequence ATGAAAAAGCTTATAAAGCAAAAAGATTTTACATTGTTTATCCTAGGGAATTTAGTTTCATTATTAGGAAGCAATATGCAACAATTTGCATTATCCTTGTATGTACTAGATCTCACTGGGTCGGCTACAGTATTTGCATCTATTCTATCGATTATCATTATTCCTCGACTTATTTTCTCACCTATTGCAGGGGTTTTTGGGGATTGGTTTGATCGAAAAAAGTCTATTGTATTATTGGATCTATTAAATGCAGTTATCATAGGGATTTACGCACTAATCTTTATCCATAGAGGCAGTCTAAGTGTACCATTAATCTATGTTTTGGTTATTCTCTTAGAAATTACAGAAATATTTTTTCATTCATCAATGGCGGCAGTATTACCAAGTATTGTTGACAAGGAGGATTTCCTTGAAGCCAATTCTGCAAAATCCTTGGCAGTGAGTATTGGGGATTTATTAGCCCCTATCATTGCTGCCTTGATTTATGGAAGCTTCGGTATGGCATTAATACTCATTGTTAATTCAATTAGCTTTTTTTTATCTTCTATAAGCGAAATGTTTATAAATATACCTAAAAATCATAAAGTCCCTGAGAAAATGGGCATAAAATCCTTTAAAGATGATTTGATTGGGGGTATAAGCCTATTAAGAGAGAACAAGCTAGTAACTACAATTATATCTTCTGGCGGGATTTTAAACTTTTGTGTATCTCCATTGGTATCAATAGGGTTGGTATTTATTATAAAGGAGATTTTAAAAACATCTGATTTTAAATTCGGTTTATTTCAGATGGTGTTATCCTCTTCATTTATAGTGGCTCCGCTTATTGGAGGTAAACATATTAAAAAAATCAAAATAGGCAAACTTTTATATATGAGCTTTATTTCTATAGCGATTACCGTATTGATTATGGCAATGATCCCTTTACATTTCTTTAGCTCTAATCTAATTCCTTATATTTTACTACTGATCACTTCATTTTTTATTGGATTATTTGCTACCTTTGCCAACATTGCTTTAAATACACTTTTTAGTGAAATTGTACCTTTGGATCTAATGGGAAGGGTATCCACCATAATGGGCTTAGCTATGACTATATTGATTCCAATAGGGCAAATGATTTTTGGATACCTTTATGATGTAATCCTACCAAATTATGTAATTGCAATAGCGGGAACAATATTGATTATAACCACATTGAAGTATAAAAAGGATTTAATCAGTTATAGTGAAGAGGCTGGAACTAGGACAAAAGGAGACGTTGTAGATGAATTTTAA
- a CDS encoding GIY-YIG nuclease family protein, producing the protein MDKRKELKEQYKNMKPDMGIFMVRSNINNKYYIEATQDLKGTMNKTKFQLKFNSFLNKELQKAWKEQGESNFTIEILEKLQYDKDESKTDYSEDLALLQMIWEEKLSQKGMEFYQR; encoded by the coding sequence TTGGATAAAAGAAAAGAGCTGAAAGAACAGTATAAGAACATGAAACCAGATATGGGAATATTCATGGTTCGATCCAATATCAACAATAAGTATTATATTGAAGCAACTCAGGATTTGAAAGGGACCATGAATAAAACTAAGTTTCAATTAAAATTTAATAGTTTTCTGAATAAAGAACTACAAAAAGCATGGAAAGAGCAGGGAGAATCCAATTTTACAATAGAGATACTTGAGAAGCTTCAATATGATAAAGATGAATCAAAAACAGATTATAGCGAAGATTTAGCTTTGTTGCAGATGATTTGGGAAGAGAAATTGTCCCAAAAGGGCATGGAGTTCTATCAACGTTAA
- a CDS encoding transglycosylase domain-containing protein, with protein MKERSLEQGGSTITQQLAKNLFLTREKTLNRKIKELFLAWKLERTYSKEEILEMYLNNSYFGAGAYGIQEASQSFFHKEVQDLNTEECALLAGVLKGPSIYNPQEHLEQAQKRQTLVLRLMKEKGYIE; from the coding sequence ATCAAAGAAAGAAGTCTTGAGCAAGGAGGTAGTACCATTACTCAACAACTTGCCAAAAATCTATTTCTAACCCGAGAGAAAACGCTAAATAGAAAGATAAAGGAACTATTTTTAGCATGGAAGTTAGAGAGGACCTATAGCAAAGAAGAGATATTGGAAATGTATTTAAACAATAGTTATTTTGGTGCTGGGGCCTATGGTATACAGGAAGCCAGCCAAAGCTTTTTTCATAAAGAGGTTCAAGATTTAAACACAGAAGAATGTGCCCTTTTGGCCGGAGTATTAAAGGGACCTAGTATTTATAATCCCCAAGAACACTTAGAACAAGCTCAAAAGAGACAAACCTTAGTATTAAGGTTAATGAAGGAAAAGGGGTATATAGAATAA
- a CDS encoding nitroreductase family protein, with protein MNEVLKQIKERKSVRVFEDRKIEPNIKEEILQSAFEAPTAGCMMLYSILDITDEKLKAELAIACDNQPFIAKAPLVLIFLADYQRWYDTFTLNDCSPRNPGEGDILLACADAIIAAQNTVVAAESLGIGSCYIGDILENCETIRELLDLPDYCIPAAMIVYGYPTQQQKDRQKPIRFEKEYIVYENTYRRLTKQEHGEMHQIRNEKRGLNKRSIEEIKALCNRKYMSDFSLEMNRSAGEYLKKFR; from the coding sequence ATGAATGAAGTATTAAAGCAAATTAAAGAAAGAAAATCAGTTAGAGTATTTGAAGACAGAAAAATAGAACCAAATATCAAAGAAGAAATTCTGCAATCAGCTTTTGAAGCACCTACGGCGGGCTGCATGATGCTCTATAGCATCCTAGATATTACAGATGAAAAGTTAAAAGCAGAACTTGCTATAGCTTGTGACAATCAACCCTTTATCGCAAAAGCTCCCTTAGTACTCATTTTTTTAGCAGATTATCAAAGATGGTATGATACCTTTACATTAAATGATTGTAGTCCTAGAAATCCAGGGGAGGGAGATATCTTACTAGCCTGTGCCGATGCTATCATCGCCGCACAAAATACAGTAGTAGCCGCAGAGTCCTTGGGAATTGGCTCTTGCTATATAGGAGATATATTAGAAAACTGTGAGACTATTAGAGAGCTATTGGACCTTCCTGACTATTGTATTCCAGCGGCTATGATAGTATATGGATATCCTACCCAACAACAAAAAGATAGACAAAAACCTATACGATTTGAAAAAGAATATATTGTATATGAAAATACATATCGTAGGCTAACCAAGCAAGAACATGGAGAGATGCATCAGATTAGAAATGAAAAAAGAGGACTAAATAAAAGGTCTATAGAAGAGATTAAAGCCTTATGTAACCGCAAATACATGTCAGATTTTTCCTTGGAGATGAACCGTTCTGCAGGGGAGTATTTAAAAAAGTTTAGATAG
- a CDS encoding DUF6530 family protein gives MKIPTTLKHKPVIVSENYENVDGRYAYNTDAKGLSLGLAQWNDRGKVDISAKVWRHTGEKWSRQSEELPLHRVLDLAILVCRTKLHFQEAYRYEKLYDPENPIVDRVGLQGDAMTVSVCTENQKIDEDIQLFNQALSDDGELIGERLRTLSNILKEMGY, from the coding sequence ATGAAAATCCCAACTACTTTAAAACACAAACCAGTTATTGTATCGGAAAATTATGAAAATGTAGATGGAAGATATGCTTATAATACGGATGCAAAGGGTCTCTCATTAGGATTAGCCCAATGGAATGATCGAGGCAAAGTGGATATTTCAGCCAAAGTATGGAGACACACGGGAGAAAAATGGTCAAGGCAGTCTGAGGAATTACCTCTTCATCGGGTATTGGATCTAGCAATTCTTGTTTGCAGAACCAAATTGCATTTTCAAGAAGCCTATCGATATGAAAAATTATATGATCCAGAAAATCCTATTGTAGACAGAGTAGGTTTGCAAGGAGATGCTATGACTGTATCTGTATGTACAGAAAATCAAAAAATTGATGAAGACATTCAATTATTCAATCAAGCCCTTAGTGATGATGGAGAATTGATCGGAGAGCGTTTGCGTACTTTATCAAATATATTAAAAGAAATGGGGTACTAA
- a CDS encoding Crp/Fnr family transcriptional regulator, producing the protein MSLSLFQPFLKDQFLEIFHSSKYTIDKYDRGQIIHLQNEQCHGMDILLEGKVSVQKIEEDGNILKISVFSGGDVFGANLMFSSRNAYPMTVVSESKSIILHIPKELTLKLSQNNPDFMVRLLRVISDKTLVLSDKINAISLKTIRQRIMDYLKYEYHLQRSNIISLNISKKELAERLGVQRSSLGRELNKMRRDGLIEYDAKTIIIKSLNGL; encoded by the coding sequence TTGTCTCTCAGTCTTTTTCAGCCTTTTTTAAAAGATCAATTCTTAGAAATATTTCATTCATCCAAATATACAATAGATAAATATGATAGGGGGCAGATTATCCATCTTCAAAATGAACAATGCCACGGCATGGATATCCTCCTAGAGGGGAAAGTTTCAGTCCAAAAAATAGAAGAGGATGGAAATATATTAAAAATAAGTGTTTTTTCGGGAGGGGATGTATTTGGTGCAAATTTAATGTTTTCCAGTAGAAATGCTTATCCCATGACGGTGGTTTCTGAATCTAAGTCTATTATCCTACACATTCCTAAAGAACTAACCCTTAAGCTCAGCCAAAACAATCCTGATTTTATGGTTAGATTGCTCAGGGTCATATCAGATAAAACTCTTGTATTATCAGACAAAATCAATGCTATATCTCTTAAAACCATCCGACAAAGAATTATGGATTATTTAAAGTATGAATATCACCTTCAAAGAAGCAATATTATAAGCTTAAATATTTCTAAAAAGGAATTAGCCGAAAGATTGGGAGTACAAAGATCATCTCTAGGTAGGGAGCTAAATAAAATGCGAAGAGATGGATTGATAGAATATGATGCTAAAACCATTATTATAAAAAGTTTAAATGGTTTGTAA
- a CDS encoding permease, with amino-acid sequence MDIFTLIFWVITLLWFTFSILKDKKKTFNAVKMSSGMMKHMAGEIIGILFLIGLILTFIPPESIQQYAGQSSSLLTTVIFALIGCVTLIPAFVAFPLVGSLMAAGANIVPVTAFLTTLTMVGIVTFPLEKKEFGTKFTIIRNSLSFIFAIVIALLMGVIL; translated from the coding sequence GTGGATATCTTTACCTTAATTTTTTGGGTAATTACCCTGCTTTGGTTTACTTTTTCTATTCTAAAGGATAAGAAAAAAACTTTTAATGCTGTGAAAATGTCCAGTGGTATGATGAAACATATGGCAGGAGAAATCATTGGTATTTTATTTCTGATCGGGCTCATTCTAACCTTTATTCCCCCGGAGTCCATACAGCAATATGCAGGGCAATCTAGTTCTCTTCTAACTACAGTAATCTTTGCCCTCATAGGTTGTGTTACTTTGATACCAGCCTTTGTGGCCTTTCCTCTTGTAGGTTCTTTAATGGCTGCAGGAGCAAATATTGTACCAGTGACTGCCTTTTTAACCACACTAACCATGGTGGGAATAGTAACTTTTCCGCTAGAAAAGAAAGAGTTTGGTACTAAATTTACTATAATTAGAAATTCTTTAAGCTTTATTTTTGCTATTGTCATTGCACTGCTCATGGGGGTGATCCTATGA
- a CDS encoding type I restriction-modification system subunit M, translating into MVTGELKNKVDKIWEIFWTGGITNPLSVIEQFTYLLFIKGLDDKQTDLEQNAEIFGIESEKIFKENHQGLRWKNFKQLPAKDMHEVISKEIFPFIKTMHGDKDSAFAQYMDDAIFMIPTPQMLEKIVTNIDTLPLRDRDANGDLYEYLLSKVATAGTNGQFRTPRHIIKMMVELMKPTPTDIIIDPAAGTAGFLVAAGEYLQKNNEGLFAVKELRDHYNKTMFHGNDMDRTMLRIGAMNMMLHGVENPNIEYRDSLSESNKDEEEYTLVLANPPFKGSLDYDSVSADLLKVTKTKKTELLFLSLFLRILKKGGRCASIVPDGVLFGSSQAHKAIRKEIVEKHHLHGVISMPSGVFKPYAGVSTAILLFTKTGAGGTDKVWFYDMKADGYSLDDKRQPIEENDIQDIIKRYHNRAEERDRKRTEQSFFVDKEEIVKNDYDLSINRYKEIEYEEVEYEEPKVIIGKIKDLEQQILQGLEDLERMV; encoded by the coding sequence ATGGTTACTGGAGAGTTGAAAAATAAAGTAGATAAAATATGGGAGATATTTTGGACAGGAGGGATTACCAATCCTCTATCCGTTATCGAACAATTTACCTATCTATTATTTATAAAGGGATTAGATGATAAACAAACCGACTTAGAGCAAAATGCTGAAATCTTTGGTATAGAGTCGGAAAAAATATTTAAAGAGAACCACCAGGGTCTAAGATGGAAAAACTTCAAACAATTACCTGCCAAGGATATGCATGAAGTAATATCAAAGGAGATATTTCCCTTTATTAAGACCATGCATGGAGATAAGGACTCGGCCTTTGCACAATATATGGATGATGCCATCTTTATGATCCCCACCCCCCAGATGCTAGAGAAAATTGTCACTAATATTGATACCTTACCTCTAAGGGATAGGGATGCTAATGGAGATTTATACGAATACCTACTTTCCAAAGTGGCCACCGCAGGCACCAATGGACAGTTTAGGACTCCAAGACATATCATTAAGATGATGGTGGAACTGATGAAGCCTACCCCTACCGACATTATCATTGATCCTGCCGCAGGGACTGCCGGTTTTTTAGTAGCAGCAGGAGAGTATTTACAAAAAAATAATGAAGGTTTATTTGCTGTCAAGGAATTAAGAGATCATTACAATAAAACCATGTTCCACGGCAACGATATGGATAGAACCATGCTGCGTATAGGAGCCATGAACATGATGCTCCATGGGGTAGAAAATCCCAATATAGAGTATAGAGACTCCTTATCAGAGAGTAATAAGGATGAAGAAGAATATACTTTAGTTCTAGCCAATCCCCCCTTTAAAGGGTCTTTAGACTATGACAGTGTATCAGCGGATTTATTAAAGGTCACCAAGACCAAAAAAACCGAACTTTTATTTTTATCCCTATTTCTTCGCATACTAAAAAAAGGAGGACGCTGTGCTTCAATAGTTCCTGATGGAGTACTCTTCGGAAGCTCCCAGGCTCATAAGGCCATCAGAAAAGAAATCGTAGAAAAACATCATCTTCATGGTGTCATTTCCATGCCTAGTGGAGTATTTAAACCCTATGCCGGAGTGTCTACAGCAATACTTCTTTTTACCAAAACAGGAGCTGGTGGCACAGACAAAGTATGGTTCTACGACATGAAAGCCGATGGCTACTCCCTAGATGATAAACGTCAACCCATAGAGGAAAATGATATTCAAGATATCATCAAGAGATATCATAATAGGGCAGAAGAAAGGGATAGAAAAAGAACAGAACAATCCTTCTTTGTGGATAAAGAGGAGATTGTGAAAAATGACTATGACCTGTCCATTAACCGATATAAAGAGATCGAATATGAAGAAGTAGAGTATGAAGAACCTAAGGTGATTATAGGAAAAATAAAAGACCTAGAACAGCAGATTCTTCAGGGGCTAGAGGATTTGGAGAGGATGGTGTAG